The proteins below come from a single Prochlorococcus marinus str. MIT 9215 genomic window:
- a CDS encoding CocE/NonD family hydrolase has protein sequence MSHSRWYDKSLVLKDGVRLISRIWVPNRNGSWPALLMRQPYGREIASTITYSHPEWWVSKGYMVIIQDVRGMGSSEGVFNGFAQEANDTSETHEWVRSLKECDGKLGLYGFSYQGFTQLTGESNSKPPDCLSPAMTGMNIKEHWCSDGGAYWWHNNIAWGLQIAALKMKRENNLFAWGEIRLTLENKSYLREGIDILKKYDPNSFVLEWLKNLNNSSPFEEFEPISTWIKQPMLIIGGLWDPHLKGAFDLYKKSKEAGGSPEIIIGNATHLNWWEGSQESLLKFFDKHLKSDENFNSKNSVFEKKIWNISLNKWEELDNKFHPEFIFGLKSNGIANIEVEEGSLTINSKGTGWFTIVNDPWRPAPSDGGHLGPNPGKFNRSTIDKRLDVGVFQTNPFQEDQYLKGVPILEISAKSDKPNFDICLALSLVEEGNENVNQFSTGFLRVKNSKISEECIYQITMHPTNICLIKNSKLRLSISAAAYPSIGVNTGFGEGNVGAPSANHNYITLSFNLNKTFMKMTPFFNK, from the coding sequence ATGTCTCATTCAAGATGGTATGACAAGTCACTAGTACTTAAAGATGGAGTAAGACTCATATCGAGGATTTGGGTACCGAATCGTAATGGGTCATGGCCTGCACTATTAATGAGACAACCTTATGGCAGAGAAATAGCTTCAACTATTACCTATTCTCACCCTGAATGGTGGGTCTCCAAAGGATATATGGTAATAATCCAAGATGTGAGAGGTATGGGTTCTTCTGAAGGAGTTTTTAATGGTTTTGCTCAAGAAGCTAACGATACATCAGAAACACATGAATGGGTAAGGTCTCTAAAAGAATGTGATGGAAAACTTGGCTTATATGGTTTTTCATATCAAGGATTTACACAACTAACTGGTGAATCAAATTCAAAGCCCCCAGATTGTTTATCTCCAGCAATGACTGGGATGAATATTAAGGAGCATTGGTGCTCAGATGGAGGAGCATATTGGTGGCATAACAATATTGCATGGGGACTTCAAATCGCAGCACTAAAAATGAAAAGAGAAAATAATTTGTTTGCGTGGGGAGAAATAAGATTAACCTTAGAAAATAAAAGTTATTTAAGGGAAGGAATTGATATTTTAAAAAAATATGATCCCAATAGCTTTGTTTTGGAATGGCTTAAAAATTTAAATAACTCTAGCCCATTTGAAGAATTTGAACCAATTTCTACATGGATTAAACAACCCATGTTAATTATTGGAGGGCTTTGGGATCCACACTTAAAAGGTGCCTTTGATCTTTATAAAAAATCTAAAGAAGCTGGCGGAAGCCCAGAGATTATTATTGGGAATGCAACACATCTAAATTGGTGGGAAGGTTCACAAGAATCTTTATTAAAATTTTTTGACAAACATTTAAAATCAGATGAAAATTTTAATTCTAAGAATTCAGTATTCGAGAAAAAAATATGGAATATTTCATTAAATAAATGGGAAGAATTAGATAATAAATTTCACCCTGAATTTATTTTTGGACTCAAAAGCAATGGCATAGCAAATATAGAGGTTGAGGAAGGAAGTCTGACCATAAATTCAAAAGGAACAGGATGGTTCACAATTGTTAATGACCCATGGAGACCTGCTCCATCTGATGGTGGTCATTTAGGTCCAAATCCAGGAAAGTTTAATAGAAGTACTATTGATAAACGCCTGGATGTAGGCGTTTTCCAAACCAATCCTTTTCAAGAAGATCAATATTTAAAAGGAGTTCCCATATTAGAGATCTCAGCCAAAAGTGATAAGCCTAATTTCGATATCTGCCTTGCTTTATCTCTAGTTGAAGAAGGGAATGAGAATGTGAATCAATTTTCAACTGGATTCTTAAGGGTTAAGAACTCTAAAATAAGTGAAGAATGCATTTATCAAATAACAATGCATCCAACAAATATTTGTTTAATTAAAAATAGCAAGCTTCGCTTATCAATATCTGCAGCAGCTTATCCCTCTATTGGAGTTAATACTGGTTTTGGGGAGGGAAATGTTGGGGCGCCTTCAGCGAATCATAATTATATTACTCTAAGTTTTAACCTTAATAAAACATTTATGAAAATGACCCCCTTTTTTAATAAATAA
- the glgB gene encoding 1,4-alpha-glucan branching protein GlgB has product MIETIQADWIKSEAINLENCCNDNPLKILGPHFYEEQWVIRVWMPEADEVKINFKNNTYKAESINHKWLFEAILPENPNFNYEINISRGGITHTQHDPWSYREEWMGEVDRHLFAEGNHHHIWEKMGAHLIEEKNQKGVMFCIWAPNAKSISIIGDINSWDGRHHPMQKRLGGIWELFMPTMKEGDTYKYEIRTQQGHIYEKADPYGFLHEIRPQNGSIVSKLKNFNWNDSSWISNRDSSSQINKPISVYEMHLGSWLHESTDNKYLEDNGEPRDPVPAADLKPGTRLLTYPELTEKLIPYVKDRGFTHIELMPISEHPFDGSWGYQVTGWYAPTSRFGTPNEFREFVNKCHEEGIGVILDWVPGHFPKDKHGLAFFDGCHLYEHGDSRIGEHKEWGTLIFNYSRNEVRNFLVANLIYWFEEFHIDGIRVDAVASMLYRDYLRPDGEWIPNENGGNENIEAVKFLQQANHVLFQHFPGALSIAEESTTWPMVTKPTDMGGLGFNLKWNMGWMHDMLDYFEIDPWFRQFHQNSVTFSITYNYTENFMLALSHDEVVHGKSHLLHKMPGDDWKKYANTRALLTYMWTHPGKKTIFMGMEFGQRQEWNVWDDLQWELLEFEPHKGIRNLIDDLNALYKNEAALWKNDFDPYGFQWIDCNDKSNSVISFMRRENDTNEWLVVVANFTPNTHGSYKVGVPVEGFYKEIFNSDGSRYGGSNKGNMGGKETINYNIHDYQNALELALPPLSVSIFKHLSKK; this is encoded by the coding sequence ATGATCGAGACAATTCAAGCAGACTGGATTAAATCAGAAGCTATCAACCTAGAAAATTGTTGCAATGATAATCCATTAAAAATATTAGGTCCTCATTTTTATGAAGAGCAATGGGTAATAAGGGTATGGATGCCTGAAGCCGACGAAGTTAAAATAAATTTTAAAAATAATACCTACAAGGCGGAAAGCATTAACCATAAATGGCTTTTTGAGGCAATTTTGCCCGAAAATCCAAATTTTAATTATGAAATAAATATCTCAAGAGGAGGGATCACACATACACAACATGACCCTTGGTCATATAGAGAAGAGTGGATGGGAGAAGTTGATAGGCATCTTTTTGCAGAAGGGAATCATCATCATATTTGGGAAAAAATGGGCGCACATCTCATTGAAGAAAAAAATCAAAAAGGTGTCATGTTTTGCATTTGGGCTCCAAATGCAAAATCAATCTCGATAATTGGAGATATAAATTCTTGGGATGGAAGACATCATCCAATGCAAAAAAGATTGGGGGGGATTTGGGAACTATTCATGCCAACAATGAAAGAGGGAGACACATATAAATATGAAATAAGAACACAACAAGGGCATATTTATGAAAAAGCTGATCCATATGGTTTCCTTCATGAAATAAGGCCTCAAAATGGTTCAATAGTTTCAAAATTGAAAAACTTTAATTGGAATGATAGTTCTTGGATTTCAAATAGAGATTCTTCTAGTCAAATTAACAAGCCAATTTCAGTTTATGAAATGCATTTAGGAAGTTGGCTACATGAATCAACAGATAATAAATATCTTGAAGACAATGGTGAACCAAGAGACCCAGTGCCTGCTGCAGATTTAAAACCTGGGACAAGATTATTAACTTATCCAGAATTAACCGAAAAACTCATCCCTTACGTAAAAGATAGAGGATTTACTCATATTGAACTAATGCCAATATCTGAACATCCTTTCGATGGTTCATGGGGATACCAAGTTACAGGCTGGTATGCACCAACAAGTAGATTTGGCACTCCAAATGAATTTAGAGAGTTTGTCAATAAATGTCATGAAGAGGGCATAGGCGTAATTCTTGATTGGGTTCCTGGTCATTTTCCAAAAGATAAACATGGTTTAGCCTTTTTTGATGGTTGTCATCTTTATGAACATGGAGATTCACGCATAGGTGAACACAAAGAATGGGGAACCTTAATATTTAATTACAGCAGAAACGAAGTAAGAAATTTCTTAGTAGCCAACCTCATTTATTGGTTTGAAGAGTTTCATATTGATGGCATAAGAGTAGATGCTGTAGCTTCAATGCTCTACAGAGATTATCTACGCCCAGATGGCGAATGGATACCCAATGAGAATGGCGGGAATGAAAATATAGAAGCCGTTAAATTTCTTCAACAGGCAAATCATGTACTCTTCCAACATTTCCCAGGGGCACTTTCTATAGCTGAAGAATCAACAACTTGGCCAATGGTGACCAAACCAACTGACATGGGAGGGTTAGGTTTTAATTTAAAATGGAATATGGGATGGATGCATGATATGCTCGATTATTTTGAGATTGATCCTTGGTTTAGGCAATTCCATCAGAATAGTGTAACTTTCTCAATTACATATAACTACACAGAGAACTTTATGCTTGCTCTTAGTCATGATGAGGTTGTACATGGAAAAAGTCATCTTTTGCATAAAATGCCTGGAGATGACTGGAAGAAATATGCAAATACTCGAGCTTTACTAACTTATATGTGGACCCACCCTGGCAAAAAAACGATATTTATGGGAATGGAATTTGGACAAAGGCAAGAATGGAATGTTTGGGATGATCTGCAATGGGAGTTACTAGAATTTGAGCCTCACAAAGGTATCAGAAACTTAATTGATGACCTAAACGCACTTTATAAAAATGAAGCTGCTTTATGGAAAAATGACTTTGATCCTTACGGATTCCAATGGATTGATTGTAATGATAAATCTAATTCGGTTATAAGTTTCATGAGAAGAGAAAACGACACCAATGAGTGGCTTGTTGTTGTTGCTAACTTTACACCTAATACTCATGGGTCATACAAAGTTGGTGTTCCTGTAGAAGGATTTTATAAAGAAATATTTAATTCAGATGGTTCTAGATACGGGGGAAGTAACAAAGGGAACATGGGGGGTAAAGAAACTATAAATTATAATATTCATGATTATCAAAATGCTCTAGAACTTGCTTTGCCCCCATTAAGCGTTAGTATCTTCAAACATCTGTCAAAAAAATAA